A genomic segment from Burkholderia plantarii encodes:
- a CDS encoding NAD(P)-dependent oxidoreductase, whose product MKTVGVIGLGNMGRGMAGSLRRGGHAVLGYDAAPGVAAALAAAGVIEARESVAGIARDADLLLLSLPTSAVVEAVVLGEDGVLAHARRGAIVVDTTTADPDSTRRVAAALAERGIGFVDGPVSGGPKGAATATMTMVLGGAPADVEAVEPVLAAISAKRVHVGPVGAGHVTKLLNNLLTGIHLLAASEAVRAARAAGVDPEKLVEALNGGSGRNSATLVNYPTWIFNGAFDSGFTMKLMRKDVRLALGLLDQQGGAAPVAREAARQWAASEAVIGDAEDFNRIVELLDRA is encoded by the coding sequence ATGAAAACGGTAGGCGTGATCGGGTTGGGCAACATGGGGCGGGGCATGGCAGGCTCGCTGCGGCGCGGCGGCCATGCGGTGCTCGGCTACGACGCGGCGCCCGGCGTGGCGGCCGCGCTGGCCGCCGCAGGCGTGATCGAGGCGCGCGAATCGGTGGCCGGGATCGCGCGCGACGCGGACCTGCTGCTGCTGTCGCTGCCGACCTCGGCGGTGGTCGAGGCGGTGGTGCTGGGCGAGGACGGCGTGCTGGCCCATGCGCGGCGCGGCGCGATCGTGGTGGACACCACCACCGCCGACCCCGACAGCACGCGGCGCGTGGCGGCGGCGCTGGCCGAGCGCGGCATCGGCTTCGTCGACGGCCCGGTCAGCGGCGGCCCGAAGGGCGCGGCTACGGCCACCATGACGATGGTGCTCGGCGGCGCGCCGGCCGACGTCGAAGCGGTCGAACCGGTGCTCGCCGCGATCAGCGCGAAGCGCGTCCACGTCGGGCCGGTGGGCGCCGGGCACGTCACCAAGCTGCTCAACAACCTGCTGACCGGCATCCACCTGCTGGCCGCGAGCGAGGCGGTGCGCGCCGCGCGCGCGGCCGGCGTGGACCCCGAAAAGCTGGTGGAGGCGCTCAATGGCGGCTCGGGCCGCAACAGCGCCACGCTCGTCAACTACCCGACCTGGATCTTCAACGGCGCGTTCGATTCGGGCTTCACGATGAAGCTGATGCGCAAGGACGTGCGGCTCGCGCTGGGCCTGCTCGACCAGCAGGGCGGCGCGGCGCCCGTGGCGCGCGAGGCCGCGCGCCAGTGGGCCGCGAGCGAGGCCGTGATCGGCGACGCCGAGGATTTCAACCGCATCGTCGAACTGCTCGACCGCGCCTGA
- a CDS encoding LysR family transcriptional regulator, which yields MTDTLTDSRIVYFYEAVRCGTIRAAADWLDVAPSAVSRQIGLLEKELDATLVERHARGVTPTAAGHCVIEYFREQLAHRDDLLSQLQELRGLKTGQVAVVLGEGFVSDLLAGPMQQFCRQYPGIHVNLDVGSTNDVIRKISNDEGEIGLVYNPPDEPKLVSRATRRQPMMAIVGPSFPRRTHKVLTVQQLAGYPLAATHPSYGTRQMLEAVEYAERVRLAPVVTTNSFAILKDFVKSGLGIAVMPAFAVSAELQARELFAIEIAHPILENAEAHMVTRVGRKLSVAANKMLQMMTGQMRAFR from the coding sequence ATGACCGACACCCTCACCGACAGCCGCATCGTCTACTTCTACGAGGCCGTGCGCTGCGGCACGATCCGCGCGGCGGCCGACTGGCTCGACGTGGCGCCGTCGGCCGTGAGCCGCCAGATCGGGCTGCTGGAAAAGGAACTCGACGCCACCCTGGTGGAGCGCCACGCGCGCGGCGTCACGCCCACCGCGGCGGGGCATTGCGTGATCGAGTATTTCCGCGAGCAGCTCGCGCATCGCGACGACCTGCTCTCGCAGTTGCAGGAACTGCGCGGGCTCAAGACCGGGCAGGTCGCCGTGGTGCTCGGCGAGGGTTTCGTGTCGGACCTGCTGGCCGGGCCGATGCAGCAGTTCTGCCGGCAGTACCCGGGCATCCACGTCAATCTCGACGTGGGCAGCACCAACGACGTGATCCGCAAGATCTCGAACGACGAGGGCGAGATCGGCCTCGTCTACAACCCGCCCGACGAGCCGAAGCTGGTGTCGCGCGCCACCCGGCGCCAGCCGATGATGGCGATCGTCGGCCCGAGCTTCCCGCGCCGCACCCACAAGGTGCTCACGGTGCAGCAGCTGGCGGGCTACCCGCTCGCGGCCACGCACCCGTCCTACGGCACGCGGCAGATGCTGGAGGCGGTCGAATACGCCGAGCGCGTGCGGCTCGCGCCCGTGGTCACGACCAATTCATTCGCCATCCTGAAGGATTTCGTGAAGTCGGGGCTCGGCATCGCCGTGATGCCGGCATTCGCGGTGTCGGCCGAGCTGCAGGCCAGGGAGCTGTTCGCGATCGAGATCGCGCATCCGATCCTCGAGAACGCCGAGGCGCACATGGTCACGCGCGTGGGACGCAAGCTGTCGGTGGCGGCCAACAAGATGCTGCAGATGATGACGGGGCAGATGCGGGCGTTTCGCTGA
- a CDS encoding winged helix-turn-helix transcriptional regulator: MSDTHDVVIESYKRWVAMPVIESNCPVRDVLDRLGEKWTTLLVMALAEKPRRFAELMKAVPDISKRSLTHSLRNLEEDGIVIREVFPTKPPSVEYRLSPLGQSLLAPLAEFISWAERNHGEIRLARQRYRDGES; encoded by the coding sequence ATGTCGGATACCCATGATGTCGTGATCGAAAGCTACAAGCGCTGGGTCGCGATGCCCGTTATTGAGTCGAATTGTCCGGTGCGCGATGTTCTCGATCGTCTCGGCGAGAAATGGACCACGTTGCTCGTGATGGCGCTTGCCGAGAAGCCGCGCCGCTTCGCCGAATTGATGAAGGCGGTGCCCGACATCTCGAAGCGCTCACTGACTCATTCACTGCGCAACCTCGAGGAAGACGGGATCGTCATTCGCGAGGTGTTCCCCACCAAGCCACCTTCGGTCGAGTACAGGCTATCGCCTCTCGGCCAGTCGCTGCTCGCGCCGCTTGCCGAATTCATCTCGTGGGCGGAGAGAAATCACGGCGAGATCAGGCTGGCGCGTCAACGCTACCGTGATGGCGAATCCTGA
- a CDS encoding MDR family NADPH-dependent oxidoreductase has translation MKAARLTSYGEPLAGIALHDVPEPPAPGAGEVLVQMRYAPVNVSDLMVARGIYDWRPQLPATLGNEGAGVIVATGEDVEGMRPGTRVVLPFMAQTWRERLTVKARQLTVVPPNVTLQQAAMATINLVTAAMLLDDYVPLAPGDVVAYNAANSGLGHCIAGLASRRGLRTLGFVRAAADIGRVREAGCEIVRLDDGLDPTGDAELNGSRVRLALDGVGGPSAGRLASLLASDGALVAYGAASHRPMEVSAQHLIFKRVSVHGFFEGRPENVARIRPTLESVLCALEPGGIEQPVAACYPLGRVNDAVAHAMRGGKIMLTFGETRDDAA, from the coding sequence ATGAAAGCCGCGCGCTTGACATCGTACGGCGAGCCGCTGGCCGGCATCGCGCTGCATGACGTGCCCGAGCCTCCCGCTCCCGGGGCGGGGGAAGTGCTGGTGCAGATGCGATATGCCCCGGTCAATGTCAGCGACCTGATGGTCGCGCGCGGAATATACGATTGGCGCCCGCAGCTTCCCGCCACGCTGGGCAACGAGGGCGCCGGCGTGATCGTCGCCACCGGAGAGGATGTCGAGGGAATGCGCCCGGGCACGCGCGTCGTGCTTCCGTTCATGGCGCAAACCTGGCGGGAGCGCTTGACCGTGAAAGCCCGGCAATTGACGGTGGTCCCCCCGAACGTCACGCTGCAGCAGGCCGCGATGGCGACGATCAACCTGGTCACGGCCGCGATGTTGCTGGACGACTATGTCCCGCTCGCCCCCGGAGACGTGGTCGCCTATAACGCCGCGAACTCCGGACTGGGGCACTGCATTGCGGGCCTTGCGTCCCGCCGTGGTCTGCGCACTCTCGGGTTCGTGCGCGCGGCAGCGGATATCGGACGGGTGCGTGAGGCGGGCTGCGAGATCGTCCGCCTCGATGACGGGCTGGATCCGACCGGCGACGCGGAATTGAACGGTTCGCGGGTGCGACTGGCGCTGGACGGCGTGGGTGGCCCGTCGGCCGGCCGCCTCGCGTCCTTGCTCGCGTCCGATGGTGCATTGGTTGCCTATGGCGCGGCCAGTCATCGACCGATGGAAGTATCGGCGCAGCATCTAATCTTCAAGCGCGTCTCGGTGCATGGATTCTTCGAAGGCCGGCCGGAGAACGTGGCCCGGATCCGCCCCACGCTAGAATCAGTGCTCTGCGCCCTGGAGCCGGGCGGAATCGAACAACCCGTGGCGGCATGCTATCCCCTCGGACGCGTCAACGACGCGGTCGCGCACGCCATGCGGGGTGGAAAGATCATGTTGACGTTTGGCGAGACCCGCGACGACGCAGCCTGA